In Amycolatopsis methanolica 239, a single genomic region encodes these proteins:
- a CDS encoding acetoacetate decarboxylase family protein: MSDPTEYPPEPWRLRGHMHVSAWCVPVGELPGLPPGVRPLTVAGWAAVLAAWVDYQPPSVLSYRELMVTVVARGGIVVTIPHIWVDSPASLAGGRALWHIPKELADFTLADEPDFAAEARADGDLLAGAEFRRRRALPVRLPLAFSVLQRGPKRSGVRVAARFGVARSVWRVGAGGPLAFLAGRRPLLSLVARDFRMRFGVGRSTE; the protein is encoded by the coding sequence ATGTCCGATCCGACCGAGTACCCGCCCGAGCCCTGGCGCCTGCGTGGCCACATGCACGTCTCCGCCTGGTGCGTGCCCGTCGGGGAGCTGCCCGGACTGCCGCCGGGCGTGCGGCCGCTCACCGTGGCCGGGTGGGCGGCCGTGCTCGCCGCGTGGGTCGACTACCAGCCGCCCAGTGTGCTGTCGTATCGGGAGCTCATGGTGACCGTCGTCGCGCGCGGCGGGATCGTCGTCACCATCCCGCACATCTGGGTCGACAGCCCGGCCTCCCTGGCCGGCGGGCGCGCCCTGTGGCACATCCCGAAGGAGCTCGCCGACTTCACCCTCGCCGACGAACCGGACTTCGCCGCGGAGGCCCGCGCGGACGGGGATCTGCTGGCGGGCGCGGAGTTCCGGCGCCGCCGCGCGCTGCCGGTTCGGTTGCCGCTGGCGTTCTCGGTCCTGCAGCGCGGCCCCAAGCGCAGCGGCGTGCGGGTGGCCGCCCGGTTCGGGGTGGCCCGATCGGTGTGGCGGGTCGGCGCGGGCGGCCCGCTGGCGTTCCTGGCCGGGCGCCGGCCGCTGCTCAGCCTGGTCGCCAGGGACTTCCGGATGCGGTTCGGTGTCGGCCGGAGCACCGAATGA
- a CDS encoding zinc-binding dehydrogenase, whose protein sequence is MPVRTSLPWETLAALPETYLTAQGALDALDVARGERLLIRGGTSSVGMAAASIAAALGVETAATTRRPHKAAALAADHVLVDDGGPLTIAGWPEGTDHVLDLVGTSTALDSLRLVRPGGTVCVAGALSGWVIPAFEPIAMIPTGTRLTAFHSDILRGAAGAHVLRRVVDQVEAGVLHPHVDRVSGLDEIAEADRHMEDDQATEKVVLVP, encoded by the coding sequence ATGCCGGTCAGGACGAGCCTGCCGTGGGAAACGCTCGCCGCGCTGCCCGAGACGTACCTGACGGCGCAGGGCGCGCTGGACGCGCTGGACGTCGCCCGCGGCGAGCGGTTGCTGATCCGCGGCGGCACCTCGTCGGTGGGGATGGCGGCGGCGTCGATCGCGGCCGCGCTCGGGGTCGAGACCGCCGCCACGACCCGGCGGCCGCACAAGGCCGCCGCCCTGGCCGCCGACCACGTCCTCGTCGACGACGGCGGGCCGCTGACGATCGCCGGGTGGCCGGAGGGCACCGATCACGTCCTCGACCTGGTCGGGACGAGCACGGCGCTGGACTCGCTGCGGCTGGTCCGTCCGGGCGGAACCGTGTGCGTGGCGGGCGCGCTCAGCGGCTGGGTGATCCCCGCCTTCGAGCCGATCGCGATGATCCCCACGGGCACCCGATTGACCGCCTTCCACAGCGACATCCTGCGCGGCGCGGCGGGCGCGCACGTGCTGCGGCGGGTCGTCGACCAGGTCGAGGCCGGGGTCCTGCACCCGCACGTCGACCGCGTCTCCGGACTCGACGAGATCGCCGAAGCCGACCGCCACATGGAGGACGACCAGGCCACGGAAAAGGTGGTCCTCGTGCCCTGA
- a CDS encoding alcohol dehydrogenase catalytic domain-containing protein, with product MASYRWPATPGARDSWSHEDDERRCAPGLAVREGWSLVRVRGAGLNRSELRTRRGHSPFVVFPRVLGIECVGELAASTDPRLAEGSTVAAVMGEMGQRSTVVTRNSRCCPTIC from the coding sequence TTGGCATCCTACCGGTGGCCCGCCACCCCCGGCGCCCGCGACAGTTGGTCGCATGAAGACGACGAGCGGCGGTGTGCACCCGGGCTGGCGGTCCGGGAGGGCTGGAGCCTCGTGCGGGTGCGGGGCGCCGGGCTGAACCGGTCGGAGCTGCGGACCCGCCGGGGCCACTCCCCCTTCGTGGTGTTCCCGCGGGTGCTGGGAATCGAGTGCGTGGGCGAGCTGGCGGCGTCGACGGACCCGCGGCTGGCGGAGGGCAGCACCGTCGCCGCGGTGATGGGCGAGATGGGACAGCGTTCGACGGTGGTTACGCGGAATTCGCGTTGCTGCCCAACGATTTGCTGA
- a CDS encoding AraC family transcriptional regulator, whose amino-acid sequence MPIGRQPTSSRIWPSGGAHLWPPGGTSADHTHPPGHVVYAAQGVLSVHTEGSTSIVPANRVAWIPAGCPHHHRAHGHTDMRIVFLPPSLARLAPARPAVFLAGALAREVLLALTGPRDRGRAANARLHRVLLDELREAGEQPLQLPEPRDDRLRAVARTLYEQPADNTPLAELGRRTAASARTLSRLFRGELGMTFYQWRTQLRVYHALVLLAEGHDTTHVAHACGWSNPSSFIEAFAAVVGTTPGRYRADTR is encoded by the coding sequence ATGCCGATCGGCCGCCAACCTACCTCCTCCCGGATCTGGCCGTCCGGCGGCGCGCACCTGTGGCCGCCGGGCGGGACGAGCGCCGATCACACCCACCCGCCAGGGCACGTGGTGTACGCGGCCCAGGGGGTGCTGTCCGTGCACACCGAGGGCAGCACGTCGATCGTTCCCGCCAACCGCGTCGCGTGGATCCCGGCGGGCTGCCCGCACCACCACCGCGCGCACGGCCACACCGACATGCGGATCGTGTTCCTGCCGCCGTCGCTGGCCCGGCTGGCGCCCGCCCGCCCCGCCGTGTTCCTTGCCGGCGCGCTCGCCAGGGAGGTTCTGCTCGCCTTGACCGGTCCCCGCGACCGGGGCCGCGCCGCGAACGCGCGGCTCCACCGGGTGCTCCTCGATGAGCTCCGCGAGGCGGGCGAGCAGCCGCTGCAGCTGCCGGAACCCCGCGACGACCGGCTGCGGGCGGTCGCGCGGACGCTGTACGAGCAGCCCGCTGACAACACGCCGCTGGCCGAGCTGGGGCGGCGGACCGCGGCCAGCGCCCGCACCCTCAGCAGGCTCTTCCGCGGCGAGCTCGGCATGACCTTCTACCAGTGGCGCACGCAGCTGCGTGTCTACCACGCGCTCGTCCTGCTGGCCGAGGGCCACGACACCACCCACGTCGCGCACGCCTGCGGCTGGTCGAACCCCAGCAGTTTCATCGAGGCCTTCGCCGCCGTCGTCGGCACCACCCCGGGCCGCTACCGGGCCGACACACGGTGA
- a CDS encoding ATP-binding protein, whose amino-acid sequence MDTHLEPALIGRDHPAGLLRAEIGRAVDSHGGLVLVTGEPGIGKTTLVTGAADEARRLGALVLGGACWDSGSAPGYWPWVQVLRGLRRTATAQEWVAVEREAGGGLAVLLGEADPRETPDGFRLYDAVTSALVTASHSRPVVVALDDLHWADSASLRLLEFAAGHTWFERLLLIGTYRDAEVEVADHPLRPLLSSLVAKARTITLTGLAPDEVGRLIARTVGETPGQDVVAEVYRRTGGNPFFVEQAARLWHSGGSVTAIAPGVRDAVRRRLSLLPEPVVRLLTTAAVLGQQFHRQVLAAVAAIPAAPADRLLDQAVSARLVTVRGGGRFAFAHDLVRETLYDSLGEDEARERHAAVVTALEGTPALADRILPAEAARHAYLAGPLVPPSRAVDLLVAAGRAASGRMAFEEAIGHFRRAAGIAGEPRRRVLVLLELGGELHHFDETAEGWAVFEEAGAQTRALGDAELLARVALTAYRWGDDAERADLKTGLMAEAHRALIGPGEAERPLGDRAREVIVQLGRLAREDGDDEALGFSLSTLHDSIWGLGTAAEREALMAELAEVAHRSGDTETEQYATSLRWVALLELADPRYFDQMRAFVTLAERGDSRRMQFGAQIDQSILAGFQGRFADAEALFDGVLSTPEQVHHSHFLPMLRHHRWSLLLQQGRFDELAEFHASLGPGDHPYPGLLEATTAAQRGDMAAAAGYLAGLGERPPFPRSYLPMFLRLQAQTAAGTGDARLAERAREAMLPYDGQWLVSVFGFEISGPVTLWLGKLAAAGRSWDEALARYRAAERSAESMRARPWVLEARLARAAALLDRAAPGDEREAAALLDAVAAEAAELGLRHVPERVRRLRARRDEPAATGEFRFTGTTWTLALAGRTVHLPDAKGLRDLHFLLSRPGTDVPAVRLLDPAGGEVVVAARRLGGDEVLDDTAKAAYRRRLAVLDDEIDAAAARGDDDRAARLDSERAALLAELRAAAGLGGRTRRLGDEAERARKTVTARIRDTLRRLDGRHPQLAEHLRATVSTGASCRYDPGDPGITWRF is encoded by the coding sequence ATGGACACCCACCTCGAACCCGCCCTGATCGGCCGCGACCACCCGGCCGGCCTGCTGCGCGCCGAGATCGGGCGGGCGGTGGACAGCCACGGCGGGCTCGTGCTGGTCACCGGGGAGCCCGGGATCGGCAAGACCACGCTGGTCACCGGCGCGGCGGACGAGGCCCGCCGGCTGGGGGCGCTCGTCCTCGGCGGCGCGTGCTGGGACTCCGGCAGCGCGCCCGGCTACTGGCCGTGGGTGCAGGTGCTGCGCGGGCTGCGGCGCACCGCGACCGCGCAGGAGTGGGTAGCGGTCGAGCGGGAGGCCGGGGGCGGGCTGGCGGTGCTGCTGGGCGAGGCGGACCCGCGGGAGACGCCGGACGGATTCCGCCTGTACGACGCCGTCACCAGCGCGCTGGTCACCGCCTCGCACAGCCGTCCGGTCGTGGTCGCGCTGGACGACCTGCACTGGGCCGACTCCGCCTCCCTCAGGCTGCTCGAGTTCGCCGCCGGGCACACCTGGTTCGAGCGGCTCCTGCTGATCGGCACGTACCGCGACGCGGAGGTCGAGGTCGCCGACCACCCGCTGCGGCCGCTGCTGTCCTCCCTGGTCGCCAAAGCGCGCACGATCACGCTCACCGGCCTGGCGCCGGACGAGGTCGGCAGGCTCATTGCCCGCACCGTGGGCGAGACCCCGGGCCAGGACGTCGTGGCCGAGGTGTACCGGCGCACCGGCGGCAACCCGTTCTTCGTCGAGCAGGCCGCGAGGCTGTGGCACAGCGGCGGATCGGTCACCGCGATCGCGCCCGGGGTGCGGGACGCGGTCCGCCGCCGCCTGTCGCTGCTGCCGGAACCGGTCGTCAGGCTGCTGACCACCGCCGCGGTGCTCGGGCAGCAGTTCCACCGCCAGGTGCTCGCCGCGGTCGCCGCGATCCCCGCCGCGCCCGCCGACCGGCTGCTCGACCAGGCCGTGTCCGCGCGGCTGGTCACCGTTCGTGGCGGCGGCCGGTTCGCCTTCGCCCACGACCTGGTGCGCGAGACGCTCTATGACTCCCTCGGCGAGGACGAGGCCCGCGAACGCCACGCCGCGGTGGTCACCGCGCTGGAGGGCACCCCCGCGCTCGCGGACCGGATCCTGCCCGCCGAAGCCGCGCGGCACGCCTACCTCGCCGGCCCGCTGGTGCCGCCGTCGCGGGCGGTGGACCTGCTCGTCGCGGCGGGGCGGGCCGCGTCCGGCCGGATGGCGTTCGAGGAAGCCATCGGGCACTTCCGCCGCGCCGCCGGCATCGCAGGCGAGCCGCGGCGTCGCGTGCTCGTGCTGCTCGAACTGGGCGGCGAGCTGCACCACTTCGACGAGACCGCCGAGGGCTGGGCGGTGTTCGAGGAGGCCGGCGCCCAGACTCGGGCACTGGGCGATGCGGAGCTGCTGGCCCGCGTGGCCCTGACCGCCTACCGCTGGGGCGACGACGCGGAGCGCGCCGACCTGAAGACGGGGCTGATGGCGGAGGCGCACCGCGCGCTGATCGGTCCGGGCGAGGCCGAGCGCCCCCTGGGGGACCGGGCCAGGGAGGTGATCGTCCAGCTGGGCAGGCTCGCCCGCGAGGACGGCGACGACGAGGCGCTCGGCTTCAGCCTGTCCACGCTGCACGACTCGATCTGGGGGCTGGGCACGGCCGCCGAGCGCGAAGCGCTGATGGCGGAGCTGGCGGAGGTCGCGCACCGCAGCGGGGACACCGAGACCGAGCAGTACGCCACCTCGCTGCGCTGGGTGGCGCTGCTGGAGCTGGCCGATCCGCGTTACTTCGACCAGATGCGGGCGTTCGTGACGCTCGCCGAGCGGGGCGACTCCCGCCGGATGCAGTTCGGCGCGCAGATCGACCAGAGCATCCTGGCCGGGTTCCAGGGCCGCTTCGCCGACGCGGAGGCCCTGTTCGACGGTGTCCTGTCGACGCCGGAACAGGTGCACCACAGCCACTTCCTGCCGATGCTGCGCCACCACCGGTGGTCGCTGCTGCTGCAGCAGGGCCGGTTCGACGAGCTCGCCGAGTTCCACGCCTCGCTCGGCCCCGGCGATCACCCCTACCCGGGACTGCTGGAGGCCACCACCGCGGCGCAGCGCGGCGATATGGCCGCGGCGGCCGGGTACCTGGCCGGGCTGGGGGAGCGGCCGCCGTTCCCGCGCTCGTACCTGCCGATGTTCCTCCGGTTGCAGGCGCAGACCGCGGCGGGCACCGGCGACGCACGGCTGGCCGAGCGGGCCAGGGAAGCGATGCTGCCCTACGACGGGCAGTGGCTGGTGTCGGTGTTCGGGTTCGAGATCAGCGGCCCGGTGACCCTGTGGCTGGGGAAGCTGGCCGCGGCGGGGCGGTCCTGGGACGAGGCGCTGGCGCGGTACCGCGCGGCCGAGCGGTCGGCCGAGTCGATGCGGGCCCGCCCGTGGGTGCTGGAGGCCCGGCTGGCGCGGGCCGCCGCGCTGCTGGACCGAGCGGCGCCGGGCGACGAGCGGGAAGCCGCGGCGCTGCTGGACGCGGTCGCCGCCGAGGCGGCCGAGCTGGGCCTGCGGCACGTGCCGGAACGCGTGCGCCGCCTGCGCGCCCGGCGCGACGAGCCGGCCGCCACCGGGGAGTTCCGGTTCACCGGCACGACGTGGACGCTCGCGCTGGCCGGGCGCACGGTGCACCTGCCGGACGCCAAAGGCCTGCGGGACCTGCACTTCCTGCTCAGCCGCCCGGGCACCGACGTGCCCGCGGTGCGGTTGCTGGACCCGGCGGGCGGCGAGGTGGTGGTGGCCGCCCGGCGCCTCGGCGGGGACGAGGTCCTCGACGACACGGCGAAGGCGGCCTACCGGCGCCGCCTCGCCGTGCTGGACGACGAGATCGACGCGGCGGCCGCCCGCGGCGACGACGACAGAGCCGCCCGGCTCGACAGCGAGCGGGCGGCCCTGCTGGCGGAACTGCGTGCCGCCGCCGGTCTCGGCGGGCGCACCCGGCGTCTCGGGGACGAGGCCGAGCGCGCCCGCAAGACCGTGACCGCCCGGATCCGGGACACGCTGCGCCGGCTGGACGGTCGCCACCCCCAGCTCGCCGAGCACCTGCGGGCGACCGTCTCGACCGGCGCGAGCTGCCGCTACGACCCGGGCGACCCCGGCATCACCTGGCGGTTCTGA
- a CDS encoding ABC transporter permease: MTATTTDTSPAYTPAAESLHAVLDAGEQPQRPSALSASLTFGWRAMLKIKHVPEQLFDVTAFPIMMTLMFTYLFGGALAGSTTQYLQFLLPGILVMSVVMITMYTGLGVNIDIEKGVFDRFRTLPIWRPAALVGALLGDVFRYSTASAVILSVGLILGFRPAGGVGGVLAGIGLLLVFSFAFSWIWTMFGLLLRTEKSVMSVSMMVLFPLTFLSSVFVDPATMPGWLQVFVNVNPVTILSDAVRGLMMGAPDGSDITWTFIASGALLAVFGTLTMRLYNRK, encoded by the coding sequence ATGACCGCGACCACGACGGACACGTCCCCGGCCTACACCCCGGCCGCCGAAAGCCTGCACGCCGTGCTCGACGCCGGCGAGCAGCCGCAGCGGCCCAGCGCGCTGTCGGCGTCGCTGACGTTCGGCTGGCGGGCCATGCTGAAGATCAAGCACGTGCCCGAGCAGCTGTTCGACGTCACCGCGTTCCCGATCATGATGACGCTGATGTTCACCTACTTGTTCGGCGGCGCGCTGGCCGGGTCGACCACCCAGTACCTGCAGTTCCTGCTGCCCGGGATCCTGGTCATGAGCGTCGTGATGATCACGATGTACACCGGGCTGGGCGTGAACATCGACATCGAGAAGGGCGTGTTCGACCGGTTCCGCACGCTGCCGATCTGGCGGCCCGCCGCGCTGGTCGGCGCGCTGCTGGGCGACGTGTTCCGCTACAGCACGGCGTCGGCGGTCATCCTCTCGGTCGGGCTGATCCTCGGATTCCGCCCGGCCGGCGGAGTCGGCGGCGTGCTCGCCGGCATCGGTCTGTTGCTGGTGTTCTCGTTCGCGTTCTCCTGGATCTGGACCATGTTCGGGCTGCTGCTGCGCACCGAGAAGTCGGTGATGAGCGTCAGCATGATGGTGCTGTTCCCGCTGACATTCCTGTCCAGCGTGTTCGTCGACCCGGCCACGATGCCCGGCTGGCTGCAGGTGTTCGTCAACGTCAACCCGGTGACGATCCTGTCCGACGCGGTCCGCGGCCTGATGATGGGCGCCCCGGACGGCAGCGACATCACGTGGACGTTCATCGCCAGCGGCGCGCTGCTCGCGGTGTTCGGCACGCTCACGATGCGGCTCTACAACCGCAAGTGA
- a CDS encoding daunorubicin resistance protein DrrA family ABC transporter ATP-binding protein, producing MSDLAIETSGLVKVFGKTRAVDGVDLAVPAGTVYGVLGPNGAGKTTAVRMLATLLRPDGGQARVFGHDVLREPDAVRQRVSLTGQYASIDEDLTGIENLVLLGRLLGHRKPAARRRADQLLEAFGLTDAGGRQVKNYSGGMRRRIDIAASILRTPDVLFLDEPTTGLDPRSRNQVWDIVRIIVAQGTTVLLTTQYLDEADHLAGRIAVIDHGKVIAEGTPGDLKASVGAGSIHVRLRDGAQRAEAQRVMARALGSTVELGGDPVSLTARIGGGESDLGAAEHAARALSDLAQAGITVDDFSLGQPSLDEVFLALTDHPTEEEAAA from the coding sequence ATGAGCGACCTGGCGATCGAAACGTCCGGGCTGGTCAAGGTGTTCGGCAAGACCCGCGCCGTGGACGGCGTCGATCTGGCCGTGCCCGCCGGCACCGTGTACGGCGTGCTCGGACCGAACGGCGCGGGCAAGACCACCGCGGTGCGGATGCTGGCCACCCTGCTCCGGCCCGACGGCGGGCAGGCCAGGGTGTTCGGCCACGACGTGCTGCGCGAACCGGACGCGGTGCGGCAGCGGGTGAGCCTCACCGGCCAGTACGCCTCGATCGACGAGGACCTGACCGGCATCGAGAACCTCGTGCTGCTGGGCCGCCTGCTGGGCCACCGCAAACCGGCCGCGCGGCGCCGCGCCGACCAGCTGCTGGAGGCGTTCGGCCTGACCGACGCCGGCGGCAGGCAGGTGAAGAACTACTCCGGCGGCATGCGGCGGCGCATCGACATCGCGGCAAGCATCCTGCGCACCCCGGACGTGCTGTTCCTGGACGAGCCGACCACCGGCCTGGACCCGCGCAGCCGCAACCAGGTGTGGGACATCGTGCGGATCATCGTCGCCCAGGGCACCACCGTCCTGCTCACCACCCAGTACCTCGACGAGGCCGACCACCTCGCCGGGCGGATCGCGGTCATCGACCACGGCAAGGTGATCGCCGAGGGCACCCCCGGCGACCTGAAGGCCTCCGTCGGCGCCGGCTCGATCCACGTCCGCCTGCGTGACGGCGCCCAGCGCGCCGAGGCGCAGCGGGTGATGGCCCGCGCGCTCGGCTCCACTGTGGAGCTGGGTGGCGATCCGGTGTCGCTGACCGCGCGCATCGGCGGTGGCGAGTCCGACCTCGGCGCGGCCGAGCACGCCGCCCGCGCGCTGTCCGACCTGGCGCAGGCCGGCATCACCGTCGACGACTTCTCCCTCGGCCAGCCCAGCCTCGACGAGGTGTTCCTGGCCCTCACCGACCACCCCACGGAAGAGGAGGCAGCGGCATGA
- a CDS encoding NADPH-dependent FMN reductase, which yields MEDVLRGLVLIGSTREGRAGQRVGQWFARTAGERDDLDLSVVDLAEFDFPARYPARATPAMTAFTSQIDRADGFVVVTPEYNRSFPASLKQAIDFAYDEWQAKPVAFVSYGCSCAGLYAVEQLRVVFTELHTVTLRNTVSFNLFDMGPDGGPRDEAVRHAAGPMLDQLVWWGRALRAARRARPYVA from the coding sequence ATGGAGGACGTGCTGAGGGGCCTGGTCCTGATCGGGAGCACCCGGGAGGGCCGCGCCGGGCAGCGGGTCGGGCAGTGGTTCGCCCGCACCGCGGGCGAGCGCGACGACCTCGACCTGTCCGTGGTGGACCTCGCGGAGTTCGACTTCCCGGCCCGCTACCCCGCCCGCGCCACCCCGGCGATGACGGCCTTCACCTCCCAGATCGACCGCGCGGACGGGTTCGTCGTCGTCACCCCGGAGTACAACCGCAGCTTCCCGGCCTCCCTGAAGCAGGCGATCGACTTCGCCTACGACGAGTGGCAGGCCAAACCGGTGGCGTTCGTGTCCTACGGCTGCAGCTGCGCCGGACTGTACGCGGTCGAGCAGCTCCGTGTGGTGTTCACCGAGCTGCACACCGTGACCCTGCGCAACACCGTGAGCTTCAACCTCTTCGACATGGGGCCCGACGGCGGCCCGCGTGACGAGGCCGTCCGCCACGCGGCCGGCCCGATGCTCGACCAGCTCGTCTGGTGGGGCCGCGCGCTGCGCGCCGCCCGCCGGGCCCGCCCCTACGTAGCGTGA
- a CDS encoding 2'-5' RNA ligase family protein: MTERGRSVLAIPVPAADPLLARAAELSPAARPGLPAHISLLYPFRPAADLHEATVTALADVLERQPAMEVRFERCHHHDGFEYLRPDPLQPLTGLIAALRRGWPGSCLPYDGRFGEDVGARDGRGPAGGRRAGAVGRGRAAAAGAAHRAVARCLRRRPAAARPVPVSEPRPLDPIQRPI; the protein is encoded by the coding sequence ATGACCGAGCGCGGACGCAGTGTGCTGGCGATCCCGGTGCCGGCCGCCGACCCGCTGCTGGCTCGTGCGGCCGAACTGTCGCCGGCCGCCCGCCCGGGCCTGCCCGCGCACATCTCGCTGCTGTACCCGTTCCGCCCGGCCGCCGACCTGCACGAGGCCACCGTCACGGCGCTGGCGGATGTGCTGGAGCGGCAACCCGCGATGGAGGTCCGGTTCGAACGCTGCCACCACCACGACGGGTTCGAGTACCTGCGGCCCGACCCGCTCCAGCCGCTCACCGGGCTGATCGCGGCCCTGCGGCGGGGGTGGCCGGGGTCGTGCTTGCCCTACGACGGCCGCTTCGGTGAGGACGTCGGCGCTCGCGATGGGCGCGGGCCCGCGGGAGGCCGCCGTGCTGGTGCGGTCGGTCGAGGCCGCGCTGCCGCTGCTGGCGCGGCTCACCGAGCCGTGGCTCGCTGTCTTCGACGGCGCCCGGCAGCCGCGAGGCCGGTTCCGGTTTCGGAGCCCCGCCCGCTAGATCCGATCCAGCGGCCGATCTAG
- a CDS encoding acyl--CoA ligase family protein, whose translation MTELSFEPLSPVSFLERAEAAHGDRTGVVDGERRFTYAELADRCRRLAGALAPRARGRPVAVLAPNTHVLLEANFGVPWAGVPLVAVNTRLSAGEIAWILQHCEAAVLVHDPVFDDLVAEVLARLDRPVEVIRAGEEYEELLAGATPRAEAPRDERGLLSINYTSGTTGRPKGVMYHHRGAYLQALAMVGHTGLSPSSVHLWTLPMFHCNGWCFPWAVTAAAATHVCLPKVEPGLVWRLIRDEGVTHLNGAPTVLSMLAYAPEAAPVAHPVRVATGGAPPTPAILRRMGELGFDVTHLYGLTETFGPIMICDWRPEWNALDTATQARLKARQGVGNLVACRARVVAEDGSDVPADGVTTGEIAVRGNNVMLGYYRDPDATAQAAPDGWFRTGDLGVMHPDGYVELRDRSKDVIISGGENIASVEVEQAIADHPAVLEVAVIAVPDDHWGEVPAAYVTLHDGASATAEEIVEFVRGRIARFKAPRRVVFGPLPKTSTGKIQKYVLRDQAWAGRASRIR comes from the coding sequence GTGACGGAGCTGTCCTTCGAGCCGCTGTCGCCGGTGTCCTTCCTGGAGCGGGCGGAGGCGGCCCACGGTGACCGGACCGGGGTGGTCGACGGGGAGCGGCGCTTCACCTACGCCGAACTGGCCGACCGGTGCCGCCGGCTGGCCGGGGCGCTCGCGCCGCGCGCGCGGGGGCGGCCGGTCGCCGTCCTCGCGCCGAACACGCACGTGCTGCTGGAGGCCAACTTCGGGGTGCCGTGGGCCGGGGTGCCGCTGGTCGCGGTCAACACCCGCCTGTCCGCGGGCGAGATCGCCTGGATCCTCCAGCACTGCGAGGCCGCGGTGCTGGTGCACGACCCGGTGTTCGACGACCTCGTCGCCGAGGTGCTGGCCAGGCTGGACAGGCCGGTCGAGGTGATCCGCGCGGGGGAGGAGTACGAGGAGCTGCTCGCCGGTGCGACCCCGCGGGCCGAGGCGCCGCGCGACGAGCGCGGCCTGCTGTCGATCAACTACACCTCGGGCACGACCGGTCGCCCGAAGGGCGTGATGTATCACCACCGCGGGGCGTACCTGCAGGCGCTGGCGATGGTCGGGCACACCGGTCTCTCCCCGTCGTCGGTGCACCTGTGGACGCTGCCGATGTTCCACTGCAACGGCTGGTGCTTCCCGTGGGCGGTGACCGCGGCCGCGGCGACGCACGTCTGCCTGCCGAAGGTCGAGCCGGGCCTGGTGTGGCGGCTGATCCGCGATGAGGGCGTCACCCACCTCAACGGCGCCCCGACCGTGCTGTCGATGCTCGCCTACGCGCCGGAGGCCGCGCCGGTCGCGCACCCGGTCCGCGTCGCCACCGGGGGCGCCCCGCCGACCCCGGCGATCCTGCGCCGCATGGGGGAGCTGGGCTTCGACGTCACGCACCTCTACGGCCTCACCGAAACGTTCGGGCCGATCATGATCTGCGACTGGCGTCCGGAGTGGAACGCGCTGGACACCGCCACACAGGCCCGGCTCAAGGCGCGGCAGGGCGTGGGGAACCTGGTGGCCTGCCGGGCCCGGGTCGTGGCCGAGGACGGATCGGACGTGCCCGCCGACGGCGTGACCACCGGAGAGATCGCGGTGCGTGGCAACAACGTCATGCTCGGCTACTACCGGGATCCCGATGCCACCGCCCAGGCCGCGCCGGACGGCTGGTTCCGCACCGGCGATCTCGGCGTGATGCACCCGGACGGCTACGTCGAACTGCGTGACCGCAGCAAGGACGTGATCATCTCCGGCGGCGAGAACATCGCCAGCGTCGAGGTGGAGCAGGCGATCGCCGACCACCCGGCCGTGCTGGAGGTCGCCGTGATCGCGGTGCCGGACGACCACTGGGGCGAGGTGCCCGCGGCCTACGTGACCCTGCACGACGGGGCGTCGGCGACCGCCGAGGAGATCGTCGAGTTCGTCCGGGGGAGGATCGCGCGGTTCAAGGCACCCAGGCGGGTGGTGTTCGGGCCGCTGCCCAAGACGTCCACCGGGAAGATCCAGAAATACGTGCTGCGCGACCAGGCGTGGGCCGGCCGCGCGTCGCGTATCCGATGA
- a CDS encoding response regulator, producing MITVFLVDDHEVVRRGVADLVEADPELTVVGEASTMGEALTRIPAVRPDVAVLDLRLPDGSGIELCRELRSRMPELHCLILTSYTDEQAMLDAIMAGAGGYVVKDVRGMELVSAVRQVGAGKSLLDNRAASALMSRIRDEAGSAGPVSRLSEQERKLLDLIGEGLTNREIAERMFLAEKTVKNYVSRLLHKLGMQRRTQAAVLATSLRRDRPGRR from the coding sequence ATGATCACGGTCTTCCTGGTCGACGACCACGAGGTGGTGCGGCGCGGGGTCGCGGACCTGGTGGAGGCCGATCCGGAGCTGACCGTGGTGGGCGAGGCCTCGACGATGGGCGAGGCGCTGACGCGGATCCCGGCGGTGCGGCCGGACGTGGCGGTGCTGGACCTGCGGCTGCCCGACGGCAGCGGCATCGAGCTGTGCCGGGAACTACGGTCCCGGATGCCGGAGCTGCACTGCCTGATCCTCACGTCCTACACCGACGAGCAGGCGATGCTCGACGCGATCATGGCCGGCGCGGGCGGGTACGTGGTGAAGGACGTGCGCGGCATGGAACTGGTGTCGGCGGTGCGGCAGGTCGGGGCCGGGAAATCGTTGCTGGACAACCGGGCGGCCTCCGCGTTGATGTCCCGGATCCGAGACGAGGCCGGGTCGGCCGGCCCGGTGTCGCGGCTGTCGGAGCAGGAACGCAAGCTACTCGACCTGATCGGCGAAGGGCTGACCAACCGCGAGATCGCCGAACGCATGTTCCTGGCCGAGAAGACCGTGAAGAACTACGTGTCGCGGCTGCTGCACAAGCTCGGGATGCAGCGGCGCACGCAGGCGGCCGTGCTGGCCACGAGCCTGCGCCGGGACCGGCCGGGCCGCCGGTAG